One Eubacteriales bacterium mix99 genomic window carries:
- a CDS encoding uridine kinase translates to MAEREVQPDDRFLQAVLGAIEKKLDQKQKVTVAIEGNSGAGKSDLAGRVAGRCDCNVIHMDDFFLQPHQRTRERLCQAGGNIDHERFQSEVADHLNGDREFHYRIYDCHQAALTDTVRVVPKRLTVVEGVYSMYPLWQDVFDLRIFLSIAPDIQMERIRRRNGVTMGKRFQDEWIPMENRYFETYRIADQCDLVRSTGFPT, encoded by the coding sequence ATGGCTGAGAGGGAGGTGCAGCCGGATGACCGGTTTCTCCAGGCAGTACTGGGCGCAATTGAGAAAAAGCTCGATCAGAAGCAGAAGGTGACCGTTGCCATAGAAGGGAACAGCGGAGCCGGCAAAAGCGATCTGGCCGGCCGGGTTGCCGGACGCTGCGACTGCAATGTCATCCATATGGATGATTTCTTCCTGCAGCCTCATCAACGTACGAGGGAACGTCTCTGCCAGGCCGGAGGGAACATTGACCATGAACGATTTCAAAGCGAAGTCGCGGATCATCTGAATGGGGACAGGGAATTCCATTATCGGATCTACGATTGTCATCAGGCAGCGTTGACGGATACGGTCCGTGTTGTCCCGAAAAGGCTTACTGTCGTAGAAGGCGTATATAGTATGTATCCTTTATGGCAGGACGTTTTCGATCTTCGGATTTTTCTTTCCATTGCGCCGGATATTCAGATGGAACGGATCCGGCGAAGGAACGGGGTGACCATGGGAAAGCGTTTTCAGGACGAGTGGATTCCCATGGAAAACAGGTATTTTGAAACGTATCGGATTGCGGACCAATGTGATTTGGTCAGAAGCACCGGTTTTCCGACATGA
- a CDS encoding methyltransferase domain-containing protein — translation MSFEGLQKSEGLFRCPICSGAMKLEQEKSLICGKGHCFDLSRKGYINFLLRPVRTEYNKAMLQARNRILTGGIFLPLAQRICGILERETSSAGQNPIRILDAGCGEGTFLAQTADCLRNLVPAGVNGMGMDISKEGIRIASGKHRDFLWCVGDLANCPFQDYRMDVILNLLSPSNYGEFHRILADGGLLIKIVPESDYLKELRETLYDRTEKQTYSNEKVLRHFQEHFHLSGQERVRYSVAMDPEKLGDLIRMTPLSWSASREKIQGALHSGMDSVTVDMMVLIGKNSGI, via the coding sequence ATGTCCTTTGAAGGACTGCAGAAAAGTGAGGGGCTGTTCCGATGCCCCATATGTTCCGGCGCCATGAAGCTGGAACAGGAAAAGAGCCTGATCTGTGGGAAAGGGCATTGCTTCGATCTGTCCCGGAAAGGCTATATCAATTTTCTGCTGCGTCCTGTCCGGACGGAGTATAACAAGGCGATGCTCCAGGCAAGGAACCGGATCCTGACAGGCGGCATTTTTCTGCCCCTGGCACAGCGAATATGCGGGATTCTGGAAAGGGAAACCAGCTCTGCCGGTCAAAATCCGATCAGGATATTGGATGCGGGATGCGGAGAAGGCACCTTTCTGGCCCAGACGGCGGATTGCCTCAGGAATCTGGTGCCTGCCGGCGTCAATGGCATGGGAATGGACATTTCAAAAGAAGGAATCCGGATTGCCTCCGGAAAGCATCGGGATTTCCTCTGGTGCGTCGGTGATCTTGCGAACTGTCCGTTTCAGGACTACAGGATGGATGTGATTCTGAATCTCCTGTCGCCGTCCAATTACGGGGAATTCCACAGGATCCTGGCAGACGGAGGGCTGCTGATCAAGATAGTGCCCGAAAGCGATTATCTGAAGGAATTGAGGGAAACATTGTATGACCGGACGGAGAAGCAGACCTATTCCAATGAAAAGGTTCTTCGGCATTTTCAGGAACATTTCCATTTGTCCGGCCAGGAACGGGTCCGTTATTCCGTAGCAATGGATCCGGAAAAGCTGGGGGATTTGATCCGTATGACGCCTCTTTCCTGGAGCGCTTCCCGTGAGAAAATCCAGGGCGCATTGCATTCCGGTATGGACAGTGTAACGGTGGATATGATGGTGCTGATTGGGAAAAACAGCGGGATCTGA
- a CDS encoding DUF6320 domain-containing protein produces the protein MLRCDRCGIDLPGNPLRCPLCQSALSGTPDNTGNRFPVPNTLPKASRKLLALIAFGTVCASVISVVINLIRPAGGWWSLFVITGFASLWIDFAVLIRKRNNLTKDVLWQAVVVSLLAYLWDRFTGFHGWSLDYVLPILCTCAMIAITLIAQIQKLHIQDYILYLFMDCMLGIISFVLIRARIVRVITPCAICFGASVIFLAALLFFERKALWEEIQRRLHW, from the coding sequence ATGCTCCGATGCGACCGTTGTGGAATTGATTTGCCGGGGAATCCGCTTCGCTGTCCCCTTTGCCAAAGTGCTCTTTCCGGGACGCCCGACAACACCGGAAATCGCTTTCCTGTGCCGAATACCCTTCCAAAAGCCAGCCGGAAGTTACTTGCCCTGATTGCTTTTGGGACTGTCTGTGCTTCCGTCATCAGCGTCGTCATCAATCTGATCCGGCCGGCGGGCGGCTGGTGGTCCCTGTTTGTTATCACTGGTTTTGCCAGTCTGTGGATCGACTTTGCTGTCCTGATCCGGAAACGGAATAATCTTACGAAAGACGTCCTGTGGCAGGCGGTGGTCGTATCCCTCCTCGCTTACCTGTGGGATCGCTTTACAGGCTTCCATGGCTGGTCGCTGGATTATGTGCTTCCGATCCTTTGTACCTGCGCCATGATTGCCATAACGTTGATTGCTCAAATACAGAAACTACACATTCAGGATTATATCCTGTATCTCTTTATGGACTGTATGCTGGGAATTATCTCGTTTGTGCTGATTCGGGCGAGGATCGTCCGCGTGATAACCCCCTGTGCGATTTGCTTCGGGGCCTCTGTTATTTTCCTTGCAGCCTTGTTGTTCTTTGAAAGGAAAGCATTATGGGAAGAAATCCAGAGAAGGCTGCATTGGTAA
- a CDS encoding ABC transporter permease subunit, with amino-acid sequence MTRVMIKNDFKRNRYIYLMALPVLVYYLLFHYQPMYGAIIAFKDFTPAKGILGSPWAGLKHFRTFFTGPYAFRLIRNTFLISFYELIFGFPAPLLLAILMNEVMAPRYKRVIQTLSYLPHFISLVVICALIKNFTASTGLVNDIIALLFGEGARSTLLQDPSNFRTVYVVSGIWQGVGWGSIIYLAAISKIDQQLYEAAIIDGAGRFARMLHVTLPGILPTIIIMLILRMGSLMSVGFEKVFLLYNSGIYETADVISTYVYRRGIIDTDWSFSAAVGLFNSVVNFILVVAANFISGKVSETSLW; translated from the coding sequence ATGACCCGGGTTATGATTAAAAATGATTTTAAGAGAAATCGCTATATCTATCTGATGGCTTTGCCTGTGCTTGTCTATTACCTGCTGTTTCACTATCAGCCCATGTATGGCGCGATCATTGCATTCAAGGACTTTACACCTGCAAAAGGCATTCTGGGAAGTCCCTGGGCAGGACTGAAACATTTTCGTACTTTTTTTACCGGTCCCTATGCGTTCCGTCTGATCCGCAATACTTTTCTGATCAGCTTTTACGAGTTGATCTTTGGATTTCCCGCGCCGCTTTTGCTGGCGATTTTAATGAATGAGGTCATGGCGCCTCGCTATAAGCGCGTGATTCAGACACTTTCCTACCTTCCGCATTTTATCTCCCTTGTGGTGATCTGTGCCCTGATCAAGAATTTTACCGCTTCCACGGGACTTGTAAATGATATCATTGCCCTTCTTTTTGGGGAGGGGGCACGCAGCACGCTGCTGCAGGATCCGTCCAACTTCCGGACGGTATATGTCGTGTCCGGCATCTGGCAGGGTGTGGGATGGGGATCCATTATTTATCTGGCTGCCATTTCCAAAATAGATCAGCAGCTGTATGAGGCCGCAATCATTGATGGCGCCGGCCGGTTTGCCCGTATGTTGCACGTTACGCTGCCGGGGATTCTGCCCACCATCATCATTATGCTAATTCTCCGTATGGGATCCCTCATGAGCGTCGGCTTTGAGAAGGTGTTTCTGCTGTACAATTCGGGCATTTATGAAACAGCGGACGTTATCTCCACATATGTGTACCGGCGCGGCATCATCGATACGGACTGGAGCTTTTCCGCTGCTGTCGGCCTGTTCAATTCGGTGGTGAACTTCATCCTGGTGGTAGCCGCCAACTTTATATCCGGGAAAGTTTCCGAAACAAGTCTGTGGTAA
- a CDS encoding carbohydrate ABC transporter permease: MAAIKKSNGERIFDIFNYIFLALVAFACVAPMWHVLASSFSNPVELMKNMGMLFWPVGKPTLEGYKIVVNNPNIWSGYRNTLIILVLGLSINLFMTTLGGYVLSRRNVLWNKFLTILIVFTMYFGGGLIPSYLLISKILHMDNTFWAVTVPGAISTYNMIICRTAFRGIPESLEESARLDGANDFVILYRIIIPLSKSMLAVITLWYAVGHWNAWFDSMLYLQKAKLHPLQLILRQILISNDMGSMGNQEAIMGGSEDLVYMARQLVQYCTIIIATIPILVLYPFLQKYFVKGVMIGSVKE; this comes from the coding sequence ATGGCAGCAATAAAAAAATCAAACGGGGAACGGATATTTGATATATTTAACTATATTTTTCTTGCACTGGTTGCTTTTGCGTGTGTCGCTCCCATGTGGCATGTCCTTGCCTCTTCCTTTTCCAATCCGGTGGAACTGATGAAGAATATGGGCATGCTTTTCTGGCCCGTCGGAAAGCCGACCCTGGAAGGTTATAAAATCGTTGTGAACAACCCCAATATATGGAGCGGCTATCGGAATACCCTGATCATTCTCGTCCTGGGGCTCAGTATCAATCTTTTCATGACGACACTGGGCGGGTATGTACTATCGCGGAGGAATGTGCTGTGGAATAAATTCCTGACGATTCTGATTGTATTTACCATGTATTTTGGAGGCGGGCTGATCCCAAGTTATCTGCTTATCTCCAAAATCCTGCATATGGACAACACGTTCTGGGCGGTTACGGTCCCCGGGGCCATCTCCACGTACAATATGATCATCTGCAGGACGGCCTTTCGCGGAATACCGGAGAGTCTGGAGGAATCCGCAAGACTGGATGGTGCAAATGATTTTGTCATTCTGTACCGCATTATTATTCCCCTGTCCAAATCCATGCTGGCTGTTATTACATTATGGTATGCAGTGGGGCATTGGAACGCATGGTTTGATTCCATGCTTTATCTGCAAAAGGCAAAGCTGCATCCGCTTCAGCTGATTCTGCGCCAGATTCTTATTTCCAACGATATGGGTTCCATGGGGAATCAGGAAGCGATCATGGGCGGTTCGGAAGATCTGGTGTATATGGCGCGTCAGCTTGTTCAGTACTGTACGATCATTATCGCCACGATACCCATTCTTGTGCTGTATCCGTTTCTGCAGAAGTATTTTGTAAAAGGCGTCATGATCGGATCCGTGAAGGAGTGA
- a CDS encoding extracellular solute-binding protein, whose amino-acid sequence MRNKRKGTNKGLIWFLCGLLIATFVLSACSSGDSDVASESPSPKKSESDDKKGANADKSGSPKEVNLDGVKLSYWVPFGGTSRQEIQDFSQNLAYMEKEKQTGVKVEWIHPPEGQESETFAIMIASDELPDLIETAEKYKGGIDRAIQDGIYMNINELCEQYAPNYMKIINSDPELKKEVYSDTGNLMGFSMVCSDLPGDDWTITRENPWCGPFIRGDWLKELNLEIPETIDDWTEALTQMKEKYHPEVVMAIEKAGIQNSTGVFVTAFGIAPEFYVKDNKVLWGPAQPEFRDYLQLMHDWYKEGLIDSDFPTRDGKETESQYMRGELAAKMQDGTALPLKTESEGIQFVGAPYPKRSDSSDDIHWTYRNNLDRGYWTVVTRDCKNPEAAVKWMDWGYTVEGANIMNFGPKGQTYDEKNDLGMPQYFEEFAPPNWDIKSEVFRRHNGPYLKSDYRSNPRRSIERLEKFRVVWEEQQKNHDDWHLPPVTLTAEEGAESATILSDANTYRDEMLVKFITGTEPLSKFDTYQSTIRGFGIDRACELYETALKRYNER is encoded by the coding sequence ATGAGAAATAAGAGGAAAGGAACAAACAAGGGACTGATTTGGTTTCTATGTGGTTTGTTGATAGCAACTTTTGTACTTTCCGCATGTTCTTCCGGAGATTCGGATGTTGCATCGGAGTCTCCGTCACCTAAAAAATCGGAATCGGACGATAAGAAAGGTGCCAATGCCGATAAGTCGGGCTCACCGAAAGAGGTGAATCTGGATGGGGTCAAGCTGTCCTATTGGGTGCCATTTGGCGGTACTTCCAGGCAGGAGATTCAGGACTTTTCCCAGAACCTGGCTTATATGGAAAAGGAAAAGCAGACGGGGGTGAAGGTTGAATGGATTCACCCGCCGGAAGGGCAGGAGAGTGAAACATTTGCCATTATGATTGCCTCCGACGAACTGCCGGATCTCATTGAAACGGCTGAGAAATATAAAGGCGGGATTGATCGGGCAATTCAGGACGGCATTTATATGAATATCAACGAACTCTGTGAGCAGTATGCTCCAAACTATATGAAGATCATCAACTCTGATCCGGAATTGAAAAAGGAAGTGTATTCCGATACAGGCAATCTGATGGGCTTCAGCATGGTTTGTTCGGATTTGCCGGGTGATGACTGGACGATTACCCGGGAGAACCCCTGGTGCGGTCCATTTATTCGGGGGGACTGGCTGAAAGAGCTGAATCTGGAGATTCCGGAAACCATTGACGACTGGACGGAAGCTCTGACGCAGATGAAAGAGAAATACCATCCGGAGGTTGTCATGGCGATTGAAAAAGCCGGCATCCAGAATTCCACTGGTGTATTTGTTACAGCCTTCGGAATTGCACCGGAGTTCTATGTAAAGGACAATAAAGTACTGTGGGGTCCGGCACAGCCTGAGTTCAGGGATTACCTGCAGCTTATGCATGATTGGTACAAAGAGGGCTTGATTGATTCGGACTTTCCCACCCGTGACGGCAAGGAAACTGAATCCCAGTATATGCGCGGCGAGCTGGCCGCCAAAATGCAGGATGGAACCGCACTTCCCTTAAAAACGGAATCGGAAGGCATTCAGTTTGTGGGAGCGCCTTATCCGAAACGAAGCGATTCATCCGATGACATTCATTGGACGTACCGTAATAATCTGGACCGTGGGTACTGGACTGTGGTGACCAGGGACTGCAAGAATCCGGAAGCTGCAGTAAAGTGGATGGATTGGGGCTATACGGTGGAAGGCGCCAATATCATGAACTTCGGGCCAAAGGGACAAACCTATGACGAGAAAAATGATCTGGGCATGCCGCAGTATTTTGAAGAGTTTGCGCCGCCCAACTGGGACATCAAGAGCGAGGTTTTCCGGCGGCATAACGGTCCGTATCTGAAGAGTGATTATCGGTCCAATCCGCGTCGCTCCATAGAACGCCTGGAAAAATTCCGTGTTGTCTGGGAGGAGCAGCAAAAGAATCATGACGACTGGCATTTGCCGCCCGTTACCCTTACCGCGGAGGAAGGTGCGGAGTCGGCTACCATTCTCTCGGATGCCAATACCTATCGCGATGAAATGCTGGTTAAATTCATAACCGGAACCGAACCTCTTTCAAAGTTTGACACCTACCAGTCCACCATCAGGGGATTTGGCATTGACCGGGCCTGCGAGCTGTATGAAACGGCATTGAAACGTTACAATGAACGATAG
- a CDS encoding MFS transporter, which translates to MTFTYKHTRNASYIGYITQAIINNLSPLLFVTFQREFGISLEQIGLLISLNFIIQILVDLAAAQFVDRIGYRTSAVLAHILCTAGLICLGILPNVLPNPYAGLLAAVILNAIGGGTIEVIISPIVESLPGEEKASAMSLLHSFYCWGHVAVVTISTLYFQMAGTERWFLLPLLWALVPFCNTFLFWKVPLRNLVEKQEQTPVRTLFSSGMFWILFVLILSAGASEQAMSQWSSLFAETGLGVSKTLGDLLGPGAFAALMGVSRAFYGWKGSGLDLHRALVISSVCCAASYLLAVFSPLPLVSLIGCALVGLFVGIMWPGIISLSAELYPQGGTVLFAVLALAGDVGCSAGPGLVGLVSSAVQGAGYSSLFGRLPGSSGTETGLKAGLLLAVLFPVLMVLGVRALRRRHNTSENQVEI; encoded by the coding sequence TTGACATTCACTTATAAACATACCCGAAACGCCAGTTACATCGGTTATATTACGCAGGCGATTATCAATAATCTGTCCCCTCTTTTGTTTGTCACGTTTCAAAGGGAATTTGGAATTTCCCTGGAGCAGATTGGGCTGCTGATCTCCCTGAACTTCATCATTCAGATTCTCGTGGATCTTGCAGCGGCTCAATTTGTGGATCGGATTGGTTATCGCACCTCTGCCGTTCTGGCTCACATCCTGTGTACCGCAGGTCTGATTTGTCTTGGCATTTTACCCAATGTTCTGCCGAATCCCTATGCGGGGCTGCTGGCAGCCGTGATTTTGAATGCGATCGGAGGCGGCACGATTGAAGTGATTATCAGTCCCATTGTGGAATCCCTGCCCGGTGAGGAAAAAGCTTCTGCCATGAGCCTGCTGCATTCCTTTTACTGTTGGGGACATGTGGCGGTTGTGACGATTTCGACCCTGTATTTTCAGATGGCAGGAACGGAGCGCTGGTTTCTTTTGCCGCTGCTTTGGGCATTGGTTCCGTTTTGCAACACTTTTTTATTTTGGAAGGTACCGCTTCGGAATCTGGTGGAAAAACAGGAGCAGACCCCCGTTCGGACACTGTTTTCCTCCGGAATGTTCTGGATTCTGTTTGTTCTGATCCTCAGTGCAGGAGCATCAGAGCAGGCTATGTCCCAGTGGTCTTCCCTGTTTGCGGAAACAGGGCTCGGGGTATCGAAAACCCTTGGGGATCTGCTGGGTCCCGGTGCATTTGCCGCGCTTATGGGAGTATCCCGCGCTTTTTACGGATGGAAGGGGAGCGGGCTGGATCTGCACAGGGCACTTGTCATCAGCAGCGTCTGCTGTGCGGCAAGTTATCTGTTGGCCGTCTTTTCGCCCCTGCCCCTGGTTTCTCTCATCGGATGTGCTCTGGTGGGGCTTTTTGTGGGGATTATGTGGCCCGGCATTATAAGTCTGTCCGCGGAACTCTATCCACAGGGAGGAACGGTTCTGTTTGCTGTACTGGCTTTGGCAGGGGATGTGGGCTGCTCTGCCGGTCCCGGCCTTGTAGGTCTGGTATCCAGTGCCGTGCAGGGTGCGGGGTATTCTTCTCTCTTTGGCCGGCTTCCCGGCAGCAGCGGTACGGAAACCGGCCTGAAGGCGGGGCTCCTGCTGGCCGTCCTGTTTCCGGTTCTGATGGTGCTGGGAGTCCGGGCGCTTCGCAGACGCCACAACACTTCGGAAAACCAGGTGGAAATATAG
- a CDS encoding DUF3842 family protein, with protein MKILVLDGQGGKMGKTVVEQLKASFPEQELIAIGTNSIATSTMLKAGADKGATGENPIVYNSADADIIIGPIGITAANSLLGEVTPRMAAAVGGCRAAKILIPSSKCNSYVVSTQNLNLSEYVSLVVAKVREIMSENRCF; from the coding sequence ATGAAAATCCTGGTACTGGACGGACAGGGAGGAAAAATGGGCAAGACCGTTGTGGAACAGTTGAAAGCAAGCTTTCCGGAACAGGAACTGATTGCCATCGGAACCAACAGCATTGCCACCTCCACTATGCTGAAAGCTGGTGCCGACAAGGGAGCAACAGGAGAGAACCCCATTGTTTACAACAGTGCAGACGCCGATATCATCATCGGCCCCATCGGCATTACCGCTGCCAATTCCCTGCTGGGCGAAGTAACCCCCCGGATGGCTGCCGCAGTCGGCGGGTGCCGGGCTGCCAAAATCCTCATCCCCAGCAGCAAATGCAACAGCTATGTGGTGAGCACACAGAACTTAAACCTTTCAGAGTATGTATCCCTGGTTGTGGCAAAGGTCCGGGAAATCATGTCGGAAAACCGGTGCTTCTGA
- a CDS encoding insulinase family protein, which translates to MNLEKGKQYHGFQLEEQKAIKELNATANLFFHEKSGARLLYLQNDDDNKVFSISFRTPPPDNTGVPHIMEHSVLCGSRKFPLREPFVELVKGSLNTFLNAITYPDKTVYPIASRNDKDFTNLMDVYLDAVFYPSLHTRPETMMQEGWHYELEDKDQPLAYKGVVYNEMKGAYSSPEQVLFAKIQESLYPDTPYAYESGGDPDFIPDLTQERFEAFHKKYYHPSNSYIYLYGNGDMDAHLRFIDGEYLSHFDRQTVHSEIPVQKPFSKMSRMDAEYSVSAQDNPAGKAYLSLNYSIGQSTDPFLYLAFNILEYLLLDNPAAPLKKALLEAGIGKDVFGSFENSIQQPFFSIIVKDANEEDAEKFRQVTETTLRDLAAKGIDKRLVEAAINFREFKLREADFGGSPKGLIYGIRCMDSWLYGEDPTMHLYFEDTLAKIRKALTEPLFEELIEKYILNNAHSSMVIAKPKPGLAEKKDQETENKLRDYKKTLTESQVEEIIHHTRELKRKQSEPDSAEALATIPTVELSDIEPKAEELPLTEKTQSGIPVLHHPLFTNGISYVNLWFNTDAVPVDLLPYAGLLVNVLGQINTKNYSYEELSNEINIHTGGIEYSNQSLALNAKDGEFKPKLLIQAKSLADKLPRLMELLCELVNETLYQDTGRLREIVQEVRSRMEMVINQSGNIIALNRVSSYFSPAGKYTELVSGIEYYRFLSHLERNFDSEKETLVQKLEQAANLIFQKSNLVASVTLPEEDYPKFAGPFDRFADSLKQEESAPAPFPFRISAENEGLMTPSKVQYVAKGYSFLKMGYHYTGSMQVLRTIANMDYLWNRVRIQGGAYGVSVVFTRSGMMIFTSYRDPSLRETLENYDGLSDYLSDFEADEREMKKYIIGTISSIDAPLTPQMKGDRADINYFTGLSRSQIQQERHEILRTKAEDIKALAGLARDITKNNFICVLGGEGKIEANKDLFKKRIRVFGQE; encoded by the coding sequence ATGAACCTGGAAAAAGGAAAGCAATACCATGGCTTTCAGTTGGAAGAACAGAAAGCCATCAAGGAATTAAATGCCACTGCAAACCTGTTCTTTCATGAAAAAAGCGGCGCCAGGCTGCTTTATCTGCAAAACGATGACGACAATAAAGTATTCTCCATATCTTTTCGCACACCGCCGCCGGACAACACGGGAGTACCGCATATTATGGAACATTCGGTGCTGTGCGGCTCCAGAAAGTTTCCCCTGCGGGAACCTTTTGTCGAGCTTGTCAAAGGATCTCTCAATACCTTCCTGAACGCCATCACCTACCCGGATAAAACGGTATATCCCATTGCCAGCCGCAATGACAAGGATTTCACCAATCTGATGGACGTCTATCTGGACGCTGTTTTTTATCCCAGCCTCCATACCAGGCCGGAAACCATGATGCAGGAGGGCTGGCATTACGAACTGGAAGATAAGGATCAGCCCCTGGCCTACAAAGGCGTTGTATATAATGAAATGAAGGGAGCTTATTCCTCCCCGGAGCAGGTCCTTTTTGCGAAAATCCAGGAATCCCTGTATCCGGATACCCCTTATGCCTATGAATCCGGCGGAGATCCCGACTTTATCCCGGATCTGACCCAGGAGCGCTTTGAAGCATTCCATAAAAAATACTATCATCCCTCCAACAGCTACATTTATCTGTATGGAAACGGTGACATGGACGCCCACCTGCGCTTTATCGACGGAGAATATCTGAGCCATTTTGACCGGCAGACGGTGCACTCTGAGATCCCGGTGCAGAAGCCCTTTTCCAAAATGTCAAGGATGGATGCGGAATATTCTGTTTCCGCCCAGGACAACCCTGCAGGCAAGGCCTATCTGAGCCTGAACTATTCCATCGGTCAATCCACCGACCCTTTCCTTTACCTGGCGTTCAACATCCTGGAATACCTGCTGCTGGACAACCCCGCCGCCCCCCTGAAAAAAGCCCTGCTGGAAGCGGGAATCGGCAAGGATGTTTTCGGATCCTTTGAAAATTCGATTCAACAGCCTTTCTTCAGCATTATCGTAAAGGATGCCAATGAAGAAGACGCGGAAAAATTCCGGCAGGTCACGGAAACCACATTGAGGGACCTGGCAGCAAAGGGCATTGACAAGCGTTTGGTGGAAGCCGCCATCAATTTCCGGGAATTCAAACTCCGGGAAGCAGATTTCGGCGGCAGCCCCAAGGGTCTGATCTATGGCATCCGCTGCATGGACAGCTGGCTCTACGGGGAAGACCCCACCATGCACCTGTATTTCGAAGACACCCTGGCAAAGATCCGGAAAGCCCTCACCGAGCCGCTCTTTGAAGAGCTGATTGAAAAATACATACTGAACAATGCTCACAGCAGTATGGTGATTGCAAAGCCCAAACCCGGTCTGGCGGAGAAGAAGGACCAGGAAACCGAAAACAAACTGCGGGACTACAAAAAAACGCTGACGGAATCCCAGGTGGAGGAGATCATCCATCATACCAGGGAATTGAAGCGGAAACAGTCCGAACCCGATTCCGCGGAAGCACTGGCCACCATTCCGACGGTGGAATTGTCCGACATTGAACCCAAAGCGGAGGAGCTGCCTCTGACCGAGAAAACACAATCCGGCATTCCGGTACTGCATCATCCTTTGTTCACCAATGGGATATCTTATGTAAACTTATGGTTCAACACCGATGCCGTACCCGTGGATCTGCTTCCCTATGCCGGGCTGCTGGTCAATGTACTGGGCCAGATCAACACCAAAAATTACAGCTATGAGGAGCTGTCCAACGAAATCAACATCCACACCGGCGGAATTGAATACTCCAACCAATCCCTGGCTTTGAATGCAAAGGACGGGGAATTCAAGCCCAAGCTGCTGATCCAGGCCAAATCACTGGCGGACAAGCTTCCCAGACTGATGGAGCTTTTGTGCGAGCTGGTAAATGAAACCCTGTATCAGGATACCGGTCGGCTCCGGGAAATCGTGCAGGAGGTTCGTTCCCGCATGGAAATGGTAATCAATCAGTCCGGCAATATCATAGCGCTGAACCGCGTCAGCTCCTATTTCTCCCCTGCGGGGAAATATACGGAGCTGGTTTCCGGAATCGAATATTACCGCTTCCTGAGCCATCTGGAACGCAACTTTGACAGTGAAAAAGAAACATTGGTACAGAAACTGGAACAGGCCGCCAATCTGATCTTTCAGAAAAGCAATCTGGTCGCCAGCGTTACCCTGCCCGAAGAGGATTATCCGAAATTTGCCGGGCCGTTCGACCGCTTTGCTGACAGCCTGAAACAGGAAGAATCGGCTCCCGCACCGTTCCCGTTCCGGATTTCGGCAGAAAATGAAGGCCTGATGACCCCCAGCAAGGTGCAGTATGTGGCCAAGGGATACAGCTTCCTCAAGATGGGCTATCACTATACCGGGTCCATGCAGGTGCTTCGGACCATTGCCAATATGGATTACCTCTGGAACCGCGTCCGGATCCAGGGCGGTGCTTACGGCGTGTCTGTCGTCTTTACCCGAAGCGGGATGATGATCTTTACCTCTTACCGGGACCCCAGTCTGCGGGAAACCCTGGAAAACTATGACGGGCTGTCCGATTATCTGTCCGACTTTGAAGCGGACGAGAGGGAAATGAAGAAATACATCATCGGTACCATCAGCAGTATCGATGCGCCCCTGACCCCGCAGATGAAAGGCGACCGGGCGGATATCAACTACTTCACCGGCCTTTCCCGAAGCCAGATCCAGCAGGAAAGGCATGAGATTCTCCGTACAAAGGCAGAAGACATCAAAGCACTGGCCGGTTTGGCACGGGATATTACAAAGAACAACTTTATCTGCGTGCTGGGTGGAGAAGGCAAGATTGAAGCGAATAAGGATTTGTTCAAAAAACGGATCCGCGTCTTCGGACAGGAATAA
- a CDS encoding ECF transporter S component — MKKSTTLQLVLAAMFTALGVLLPIALHPLGPVGQVLLPMHIPVLLCGFLVGWKYGALVGFLVPFLSSFTTGMPPIYPAGISMALELAAYGFLAGFLSRKHSIMVSLVGAMLAGRVVMGVANLVLLGMSGKPYLFSTFLSGAFVTALPGILLQLILIPAILFALEKNGIWERPSFHG, encoded by the coding sequence GTGAAAAAATCAACGACGCTTCAGCTTGTCCTGGCTGCCATGTTTACCGCACTGGGTGTATTATTGCCCATCGCTTTGCATCCCCTTGGCCCGGTTGGTCAGGTGCTTCTGCCCATGCATATTCCTGTCCTGCTCTGTGGGTTTCTCGTCGGATGGAAGTACGGTGCTCTGGTGGGATTCCTTGTTCCGTTCCTTTCCAGCTTTACAACCGGTATGCCTCCCATTTACCCGGCAGGGATCTCCATGGCACTGGAGTTGGCAGCCTATGGCTTTTTAGCCGGTTTCCTGTCCCGGAAGCATTCCATCATGGTATCTCTGGTGGGAGCCATGCTGGCGGGACGGGTGGTAATGGGGGTTGCCAATCTGGTCCTGCTGGGGATGTCAGGAAAGCCCTATCTGTTTTCGACTTTTCTGTCCGGCGCTTTTGTTACGGCTCTGCCCGGCATACTCCTTCAGTTGATCCTGATCCCGGCCATTCTGTTTGCCCTGGAGAAAAACGGGATATGGGAGAGGCCGTCTTTTCATGGCTGA